The Chlamydia poikilotherma DNA segment TGGGAAGCTCGTCTACATTACCTGCTCTTTACTTTCAGAAGAAAATGAAAAGCAGGTTGCTTTCATGAAATCTTTAGGATGGGAAGAAGAACGTCATATGCACACTGCATTATCATCAGAAAGTGGAGACGGCTTTTTTTCCGCCCATTTTGTTCGCAAAAGCAGAGAAGCTTCTGTATAGAATTTGACCTAAGCCATGTTCATGGTGAGGGTCATCACTCTGTGCTTGATAATAATCAACAATAAATTATGACATTCTCCAGATGCTTGGGGAAATTTATCAAATTGTAATAAGATGTGCAGAAGATTCAGAGGATCATTCCAAATTTCAGGACGTTTTAATGCAAATATTACCTGTTTTAGAAAGTAAGTGTGCTGCTCATCTTTTATAACTTTTGGATCTTTCCAAAAATACCACGAAGATGTTGTCGGAGCATCATTTCTAGAAATACACAATGTAGTAGATACTAAAGTCTCGGAAATTTCTTCTCCAATTCCTGCCATAGGTAGGAAAATAGAAGCGAGCAAACTGCAAATTAGAGATTTGCGCATAATATTCCTTATTATCTCAATAATACCTACGTAGTTTATGCAAAAATCAGGTTTTTAATAAGCTAAAAGAAAGAGTTATATCATAGGTAATATCGAGATGATTTCCTGCGATGTACGCGTGTTTTCCTATAATATAGAAGTACTAATGTTAAAATAATGTATGTTCTGTATGAAGTGACAATACGCTTAGCATACAAACAAATTTTTTGGACGATAGAAGGATGAATCGTATCTGGAGCATAAAGGGGTTCAGCACGAACCTTCTCACCAGAGAGATTGCGAAATACCCAATGACCAAGAAGATCCCCCTTTTGAATAGGAAGCTTTGTTGCATGAGGAACAAAAGAAATTGTTCGGGGCTCTTCTCCCTCAGAAGCATAGAAATCATAATAGATACCATTAGGTAAAGGAACAGAAATTTTCCCTAAAAGTCCCAAACGCAAGGCATATTTTTCTGTCGGGGGGATGAGATATCTTCGTAAAGCAGGTTCATTGAAAATCCCCTCACATAAAGCTATAACATCTTCATAAAGCTCCCCCATAGCAGGATAACCGGCGGCTATAGTAATAATAGAGCGGCCATGTTTTTTCGCTGCAAAGATAAGATTTTTCCCCGCATCTTTTGTTGTCCCTGTTTTTCCACCTAATGCAGGAGGATAGTAATAGGTAGATCCGGGAAGAATAAGTTTATTTGTAAGATTTAAGACTCTCTCTTGGCTCAAGTTTGTCGCGGCCATTTTATAATTGGTAGTGCGAATAACCTGACGAAATAAAGGTTCTTTTAGACCCTCACGCATAATAGAGGTTAAATCGCGAGCTGTTGTGTAGTGATTAGGGTGATGCAAGCCATGAGGGTTATTAAAATGCGTATGTGAGCAGCCTATCTCATTCAGGAAGCTATTTAATTGCTTCATAAATTCGGTTACAGACCCCGAGCAGGCCATCGCGAGAGTATTAGCAGCGTCGTTAGCCGAACAGATTAGCAAGGCGTGAAATAGGTCCCATCCCGACACCTCTTCTTTATTTTGCAGTTGTATTGTCACACCGTCAGTTTCTAGCCAATGTGGTGGGCTGCGATAGCCCGATTGTTTTTTAGCCTGAGGGGTAATTGAAGCAATAGCATCTTGTTTTACAGTAATGAAGCGATTCAGAATATCGGGATGTTTTCTTAAGATAAATAGCGCTGTGGCAATCTTTGTCATGCTTGCAGGATAAATTCTTTTGTCTATGTCTTTAGCATAAAGTACCTTACCAGTTTCAGATTGAATGATAGCTAGGGCATTTCCTCGTATTTCAGGAAAAGATATATCCGCATAAGAAGGGATCATAAAGATGCCTGCAAAAAAACCAATCAGTCCAGATCTAAAAAAAACTCTTATCATTATAGGGATTTTGATAGCTTGTTACTTAGGGTTGAATCTTCGCTTAAGTCTGAGAAAGCTCTTGACGCCTCTTAAAATAAAGAATTACCATGAGTGAGAGGGAAAACGCTATGAGTTTAGATTTTTTAGAAGAATTTTACCGTCGGGCTATTTGCAACAAAGGAACGGCGTTTCCTGAGGGCTTCGTGGATATTGCCGATGTCCTGTCTCATTCTGCGTCTGAACTTAAAGTTGACTCTATTAGCGATCTTCCTGTTAATAATTTCATCATTGCAGAATCTGCAGATAAACTCACTTTATTTAATGCGGATTTTGCTGTTTGGCTAGTTCCGGAGCTTGTCCAAGGAGAGGCAGTTACTCGGGGATATATTGCTTTATATGATTCTGTGGGAGATTATACTCCAGAAATGGCATTTCAAGCTTCTGGGGAATACAATCAATCTGCATTGATTCTTGAGGCACTTCAGATATATCTACAAGATATAAAAGATACTGAAAGCGTATTACGTTCTTTCCGTTTTAATCAAGATTAGTTCAATTATTATGGATTTTTAAATGTACGATATTAGAGTCTCCGTGTCTTTCATACTGAAATTCATCTACAGAGTTTTTTGCTAAGAAAATTCCTAATCCACCAAGCTTTCTCTCATCTAAAGGAAGTTGATTTTGAATATCGATAGATGCAGTTAAAGGATTGAAAGACGGTCCATTATCTTTGATAGTTACTTGCAAAGCTTCTTTATCTCCATCACAACAAATGATTATGTTTCCAGGAGATGTCGCTTCTTGATATGCATAGGAAATAATATTGACGAGTAGCTCTTCACAGGCAAGCTCTAGCTTTAATAATTTCTCTTTCGGGAATGTTTTTAGCTGTCCTGTCCCTTTGACGAAGTCTAGCATATTGTGAAGTTCACTAAGGAGTGCCGGAAAGACTGCTTCTCCATCAGAAGAGGTCATAATATACCTGTTGAACAATAGTCTCGGCTAAATGAGCGTATAACACACGCCAGGCGCTCTTAATAGCCTCATTATGCATTTCAAATTGACCTAAAGCAAATTGTTGAGCGTTCACCATGCCTAAATCAGGTTCAAAATCAAAGGAGACTGATCTTCTTGATACACAGTCATCGATTACGACTTTCCCCGAATGTCTGTCAATAAGTTGTATTTTCGCAGATATAGATAAACGCCCCTCACTAGAGACAATAAAATGTCTCGGGGTCTTATCATCAATTTTATTTGGGGGATACGTAAAACCTGTATTCTCGTCAACTTCATTCAAAAGTTGTACCTTGAGAAGATAACGAGCGCAGCTTTCACCATTGCGGACAGAAAGAGAACGTTTTCCTAATTCATAGATGAGAGCTGATGTCAATTGACCTAGGGAATCCTTATCAATAGGAGAGAGATAAATGCCTTCAGAACGTATCGAGCAGCCTAAATTTGATAAAGTTGCTGACGAATTTATGATAGTATATCCACTGCAAGAAGACAGTCCCAAGCTGGACAAACAAAAAAACAAGGCAAAAACTAGTGTATGCATGAGAAATATCTTAAAACTAAGAAGAATGTTTTGCTATTCTATTTAGTCGTTTATGACACTTAGCTACTAAAGATGACTCAGGATAGTTATCAATAGCTGTGGTATAATAGATACTCGCAGCATGAGGTTTCTTTTTCTTTTCATAAAAACGTCCAGTAGCATAGAGCCCTGAAGCATAACGTTCACACATAGAGCGTACGTTTGAAGAAACAACATGAGTTAAAGGGTGGTTGGGATGTTGCTTTTTGATAGCCTCTTCATTGATCTTTGCCAAATTTAAATATTGCACATTATGAGGCTCTTTTTGTGCTTGCATAAGATAAATTTCTGAAAGACGAACAAAGGATTTTGGAGACAATGAGTGGGGAGCAAATTGTAGTGTTAATTTTTTAAAAGTTTTAATGGCTTCAGAAAAATCTTTTTTGATAACGAGTAAATCACCCTTAAGATACAAAGCTTGAGCTCCTAAGTCTTTATTAGGAAAAGCTGTGAGTATTTCATCATAAATACGTAAGGCATCAGCATCAGCATTAGCGAGTTTAGGGAATCCTTCTAAAAGGAACACACGTTTGCGTTTCCCTTGAGTGAAGCTCTTTGCTATAGAATATTTCATCAAAAACAATTCTTCAGAATAATTAGCTTCAGGAAGTTGCATATAAGTTGCAAAAGCTTTTTCAGCTAAATCTGGTTGACCATTTTTGAAATAACATACTCCAGTTAAGTACAAAGCTTCAGTATATAAAGGATCTTTTGGAAAATGATGAGTAACCATACCAAAACAAAGTAAGGCTTTACGATAACTCTGTCGTTCTAAATAGTTCTTCCCTTCCAAAATATATTCTTCCGGAGAGTGTTTAGGTACAAACTTTTGAGGAGATAGTTTCCCAGAAAAAGGTTCAAAAGAAATCGGCCTGGCGTGGCATCCAGAACACAAAAGTAGTAATAAAACAACAAACTGTAAAACAGATTTCATAAATCCGGCATGAAGCTACGATAACAAAATGTTATCATAAAAAAGAAAAAGAGAATTTGTCAAATCCGTTGTTTTTGTTTTGTTTACAAAATATAATTTTTTTATTTGATAAAACATTTTTTTATTTAGTAAAATAAATAAAAAGGTTTTTTATGAAAAAGTTAGTTTTGTACTTTGGTACTTTTGTTGTATCTCTTTTTTGCGGAGTTTTTTTATGGGATAATGTCCCTTGTGCACATAAGGCCATGCAAGTCACCGCAAATTACAGTGTCGATGTTTTTGAGAAAAGCTGCCGGCTTGTTCGCAAAGTTTCTGGATTCGAAAGAGTCCGAGTTTTTGAAAGGAAGTTTTCTCCAGAGCAAATATTGACTTTCTTCCCAGAGCATGTGGATGGAAATGCCTCTGTAGAACTGACTTTTGTTCCTCATACACTAATGCATGTGCGTTTTTCTAGAGAGGATACTGTCAAGAAAACGATGGTCAGTCAAGAGGGTGAGATCCTTTGGAGCTTAGCAAATGGTGAAATGGTTCTTAACACAGGAACATGGGCTTGTTCTAAAGGATTTAGGGAATGCCTAATGCTAAGAGCGGACAAACAAGACGTCAATGTTATGCAGGCTCTAGCAAATCTCGGAGGAGCCGCTTCTAAAGAATCATTGACACAAGCTCTATCTATGAAAAATATCAGAGCTGAAAAGGTAATCCGTGCCTGTCAGAAAAAGAAGTTGATTTTCTCAATGGGTAGTCAAATAGGAAGCCATTTCCAACAACTTCAGCCGATCAAAGGTTGTACAACAACAATCCAATCGTCTCCTGTATGGTTGCGAAGACCTCGGGGTTCCTCTATTGTATCGCCACACTTTTCTGAAGATCGCGTAAGTAGTCTTGCCGGAATGATTTTTGGAAATAATTTCTTAATATTAGATAAGGTTGTTGTTTACGTTCCTGTATATAAAGTATCGTTAGTTGCTGCAGATAATAGTGTTCGTATAGAATACATTAATGCTGTAACAGGAAAACCATTTTTGGATATTTAAACAGCAATAAATCGAACAGGAAGTTGAGAATTTTCTAAGTCCCTCTGAAGGCCGCTAGTATCTTCAGAAACAAAATAGTCTGCATCGGGAGAGATGGAGGCGACGCGCTCATTATCCTTCGTGAAAACTAGAGAGAGAGCACGAGATCCGGGATATTTGCGCAGGATTTGTTTTAATACGCCCAGGTGGCTATGGCGTAATTGTCCAAGATCAAGAGATAATTTAACTACAGAAGCTTGAGATCGATTGTCAGTAGTTTTTGACATAGTAGATGTTTTCCTCTGATTCGTATCTTTATTGGTTTCTAAGTTTAAATACGACATTTTCTGCATCTGACTTTTGATCTTATCAAACATATCGTCGCATTCTTGGAGGAGATTTCCATTAATAAGAGACAGGTCCCTCATCCACCGGCAAGATAAGCGTAAAGATTCACTACGTTTATCGATAGATAAAATAGCATAAATTAAACGATCTTCTTCTAAAAGTTCCTGTTGTTCAGCATACATTTCGGGCCATATAGGTAATTCATAAGAGTCAACACCGTCGTTAACACGTAATAAAGCAAATTTTCTTTGTGCTTTTGAAGAAATTCGTGTTGTGACCTTATCGATAATGAATATAGTCCGAATTACCGAACCGTGGGGGAGATTTTCAAACTCTCCAGGGCTGACAACAGAGAGCTGAGGTAGAATATCTTTAACAGCATCCATAGGGTGCTCAGTAAGATAGATACCTAATAACTCTTTCTCTTTCTTGAGTATTTCTTTTTTTGACCTATGAACAACATTTGTAACTGGAGTTAACGCTACAGGATGTTCTTGATGCATAGTATTTAAAGAAAAGAATGTCATAACTCCGGTAGCAGCTTCTTTCTTCTCTTTAGATATTGTGTCATAGAGGGTTTCTAAAGTGGCTTGAGCAAAGTCTCTATCAGACTCAAAAACATCGAAACATCCTGCATCGATTAAGTTTTCTGTGTGCTTCTTAGTGACCTTCTTTAAATCAGAACGTTGGATAAAATCTTGTATGCTTTGATACGGCCCACGTTTCTCTCTTTCCTCAATGATACTTTCTACTAGACCCTTACCTATACCTCGAATGGCTCCCATAGCAAAACGAATACCTCTATCTGTAGCAACAAAGTTTGTTCCTGACTCATTAATATCAGGAGGAAGGATACAGATATCCATGCTATGTGCTTCGTGAATGAGTTTCCCGACTTTCTCAATATCATCAGAGTCGCAGGTAAGAAGAGCTGCTAACCATTCTTTAGGGTAATTTGCTTTAAGATAAGCAGTTGTATAGGTAATTAACCCATAAGCAGCTGCATGGGATTTATTAAAGCCGTAGGAAGCAAATTTTTCCATTTTATCGAAAATGATTGTTGCTAAATCCGCATTGATACCATTTTTGCGTGCGCGTTCACAAAACTTCGTGCGCTCTTGAAGCATCTGCTTGATATCTTTTTTCCCCATAGCACGACGTAAAACATCACCTTCCCCTAGGGAATAGCTTGCTAGAGATCCGGCAATTTGCATAACTTGCTCTTGGTAAACCATAATGCCGTAGGTTTCTTTGAGAATAGACTCCATAAGAGGATGATCGTAATCTATGATCTCTTTGCCATGCTTTCGATTAATGAAGGAGGGAATCATATCCATAGGGCCAGGACGATATAAAGCACCTATGGCGATGATTTCTTCAAAGGAATCGGGGCGAAGATTTTTTGCTAACTCTTGCATCCCTTTAGATTCCATTTGGAATATCCCCATTGTCTTGCCTTGATGCAAAAGAGCAAATGTTGTTTTGTCATCCAAGGGAAGAGAGGCCATTTCTAATAGCTTGCCAGTTTTCTTTTGGATTGCATGAATAGCAATATGGATACTCGTTAAAGTTTTTAATCCTAAGAAGTCCACTTTAAGCATCCCCACACTTTCCAAAGGCTTCATGGAAAATTGTGTAGTAATCATTGTAGAATCTTTAGAAATACAGATGGGGATGTGATTAGTTAAGCGGTCTCCACAAATAATAACTCCAGCAGCATGTACTCCTGTATTGCGGATAGATCCTTCTAGATGCATCGCCATATCAATAACCTGAGCAGCCTCAGAATCATTGGTGTACAACTCATTTAGATGGGGATCTGTTTCTAAAGCTTTTGCTAATGTAGTATTAAGTTCTGGGATATGCTTGGCGATGTGGTTAACTTTAGAAAGAGAAACGTCCAAAGTCCTTCCTACATCTTTCACAGCCATTTTGGCTTTCATAGTTCCAAAAGTAATAATCTGAGCTACGTTATCTTTCCCATGGCGTTCTATTGCATAACTGATAACGCGTTCTCGCCCCGCCATACAAATATCGATATCGATATCGGGATAGGATAAACGCTCGGGATTAATGAATCTTTCAAAAAACAGATCGAATCGGATAGGTTCTATTTCTGTAATTCCTAATAAAAATAACATCACAGATCCAGCTCCAGAACCACGTCCAGGACCTACAGGGATTCCATTATCTTTTGCCCAACGTATAATATCCCAAACAATAAGGAGATAGTCGCACATCCCTTTAGGGATGATAATTGACATTTCCATTTCCAATCGTTCTTTAACTAATTCTAAAGGATCTCTATCAGGAAATTTTTTAGAGATATGACTAAGCTGTTCCAGAGTATATTTTGTAGATAATCCTTGTTCGCAAAGCTCGCGAAGAAAAGCTGAAGAAGCTTCGTAACGTTCTGCTTCCGTATACGTTTGCTTTTCTTTAAGAAACTCAGGAACGTAAATAGGGTAGTGCTTATTTGAAAGATTCAATTCAAGATTACATTTATCTGCAACCTCTAAAGTATTGGAGATTGTTTCTGGATGATCAGCAAATAAAATTGCCATTTCTTCTGGAGACTTAAAATAATACTCTCTACTACGAAATGTTTTTCTCTTAGGATTAGGGATATAGGTATTTTGTTTTGCAATTCTTATTGTTTCCCCTAGTTGTACATTGAGAAGAATTTCATGCGCTAACCAGTCATTAGGATGGATATAATGAATATCATTAGTAGCTACTGAACGAATTCCTAAATCCCTACTAGTTTTTAATACAGCCTGATTAACTTTTACTTGAGCCTCGATAAATTGATGATACTCGTGTTTTAACCACTCTTCTCCCAAGGAGACAATTTTTTCCTCAGACATTTTATGAAGTTGAATTTCGCTATAAAAATCATCACCAAATAGGTTTTGATACCAACGAAGGTCTTTTTCAAGAGCTTCTTCAGAATCTAAAGCAGCTTGAGCTACAGAGCCAGATAGGCAGGCAGATAGACAAATAAGACCCTCAGAATGTTGACTGAGAAGTTCTCTATCTATTCTAGGGAAATAATAAAACCCTTCAGTGAATGCTAGGGAAGACAATAAGCAGAGATTACGATAACCCTGTTCATTTTTACATAAAAGAATGAGATGATTTGCTACGCGACTTTTTTTCTCTTTTTTCTTATCAAAGCGTGAAGTCGGAGCCACATAAATTTCACAGCCAATGATAGGCTTAATGTCGTTTTGTTGACACTCTTTATAAAATTCAATAGCTCCGTATAAATTTCCATGATCTGTTAATGCTAGAGAAGGAATTTGATATTCCTTTGCCTTTGCTACGAAGCTCTTAATCGAGCTTGTAGCATCTAGAATGGAATATTGAGAATGACAGTGAAGAGGTATCCAAGTCACTAGTAATCCCTCGTGTCAACCCACATTACTTTTTAGTTTGTAAACTTCTCTCGGAGGCATTCCATGTAGGAAGGAATAAAACCAAAGCAATTAAAGCACAACCTAGAAGAGCAATGAAGAAACCTCTCCAGCCCCAATCTTGTGCGATTTTCCCTAAAGGATAGCCTGCAAATGCTGCTCCGAAATAAGCAAACCAACCTGCGAAACCACTAGCAGTCCCCGCAGCTTTTTTATGAGATAATTCCGCAGCTGCTAAACCAATCATCATCTGAGGACCAAATAGGAAGAAGCCGATGACGAAGAGTAGGGTGCCGTCTAACCACCAGATATCTTCATTGCGACCATACCACATGCCTAAAATTGAAAATAACAATCCTAAAGAAAATACAACATTCATCGGACCGCGCTTGCCTTTGGAAATCTTATCGGATAACCATCCAGCAATTAACATGCCAAAAAGCCCACCGATTTCAAATAAAGAGACGCAGAAGTTAGCTTTAACAGCAACGTAACGTTTTGTCTCAATCAAGAATAAGGCGCTCCAATCATTTACAGCCATACGAACAACGTAAATGAAAAATGAAGCAAAAGATAGTAACCAGATCCATTTGTTTTTCAGAACATAAGTAAAGAGAATCTCTTTAGTAGATAATTCTTTTTCTGCTTCTTCTTCTAAAATATCTGCCGTTGTTTCTTCATGTTTCTGAGACTCCTGTTCTTTTCTATGTTTTTCAATAGCAGGAAGACCTAAGGATTGAGGTGTATCACGAAGACGATTGATTAAAACAAACCCCATGATAATACATAATACACCAGGGATGAACATAGCCCCACGCCAACCACAACAGTCAATAGCAAATCCCGTAAGAATAGGAATTAAAGCTCCACCAATGTTATGCGAAGTGCTCCATACACTCCACCAAGTGCCTCTTTCAGATTTTGAATACCAATGAGTTAGTAGACGAGCGCATGGAGGCCAACCCCAGCCTTGAAACCAACCATTAAGTCCCCACCACAAAGCAAACAACAAGATTGAAGAGGACATTCCGAAGAAGATGTTCGTAAGTCCTGTGATAATTAAACCCAATGCCATGAAATAACGAGGGTTTGACTGATCAGACATGAGACCGCTAACGAACTTGCTGACGCCATAGCTGATGTATAAAGTGCTCCCGATGATCCCTAATTGTGCTTTATCAAAACCAAGGTCCGTCATCAGTGTGGGCATGGCAAAGGTAAAACTCTTCCTTGTGAAATAGTAGAAGACATACCCTATAAACATGCTGTAGAAGATTCGAATTCTCCAATACTTGTATTGTTTTTTGACTAATTCTGGATCATCAAGTTCTTTAATGTGCTTGGGAGGCTGAAAGAATTTGGTCCAAATATTCATCATAAGATCTCATGTTTAAATATTTAATATAGTTTCAGTAGAATAGGGAAGACCTGAGGTTAACATATGGGCAATGAAAAAACAAGAACGTAATAACATGTTGTAGCACGCGTAAACATTGATTAATTGTAGTTTTCAGTTGCTTATTTTAGTATAGATTGACGTATTAATATCTGAATTTACATCCTTCTATTTTAATTTTTATCGCACCAAAAATGAGGCAGCTGGCTTAGAGAACTGTATTATGAAGAGAATAGTTATATTGTTCGCAAGTTTGTTTTTAACTCCAATAGGTATTGAAGATACTAGAGAAGTAAGATCTATTGAGGCTAAAAACTGGAAGAAAGTATTGCGAACATATGTTCGAGAATGTGACTTTCCTCATCAAGAGATAATAGAACCCCTCTTTTGTGAATCTTCTGACTCTTCTGTAGGACGGGTTTAATTTTGCCCTTTATCTGAATTTGAGATATTCTACTCTTAAAATTGTTTAATTAAAATTAAAGACATACGGTGAAAGTAGCTTTACCCAAAGGGGTTTTCGATATATTCCCTTATATTACTGATGCAAAACATATGTGGAGGCATACTTTCTTATGGCATCGGGTAGAAGATGTTATTCATGAAGTATGTGATTTATATGGATTTTCAGAGATCCGGACACCTGTTTTTGAAAAGTCAGAGGTATTTTTACATGTCGGAGAGCAAAGCGACATTGTAAAAAAAGAAATGTATACTTTTCTGGATAAGAAAGGACGGTCATTAACGCTACGACCAGAGGGAACAGCTCCGATAGCACGCTCATTCATAGATAATCCTATGAGTCGACGCGACGATAATAAATTTTATTATATCCTTCCTATGTTTCGTTATGAGCGTCAACAATCGGGAAGATACCGTCAGCACCATCAATTTGGTTTAGAAGCTATAGGAGTGCGACATCCTCTTCGTGATGCGGAAGTTCTAAGTTTGCTTTGGCATTTTTATTCAGCAGTAGGTTTGCAGCATATGCAAATTCAATTGAATTTTTTAGGAGGAGAGCTCACGCGTAAGCGTTATGATCAGGTTTTGCGCGAGTATTTTTTTCAATATTTAGACTCCTTATCTTCTTTGAGCAGGGAAAGGTTTAATGCAAATCTATTGAGAATATTAGATTCTAAAGAACCAGAAGACCAAGAGATTATTAAATCGGCCCCCCCGATTCTTGACTATATTTCCGATGAAGATCGAAAATATTTTGATGAAATTCTTTCTGCTTTAAATACTTTGGATATTCCTCACTCTATTAATCCAAGATTGGTTCGAGGTTTAGACTACTATACTGATGTAGTTTTTGAAGCGATCACGACATTTGGAGGCCACTCCTATGCTTTGGGAGGAGGTGGGCGTTATGATGGACTGATTGGTGCATCTGGGGGGCCAGTCACTCCTGCTTGTGGTTTTGGAGTTGGTTTGGAAAGGGTGATTCAAACGTTATTAGCTCAGGGGAATTTAACCCTTCCATTTTCCCAGAAATTGCGTTTGATTCCTGTTGATTCAGAAGCAGATTCTTTTTGTTTTGTTTGGGCCCAACATTTACGTAGTTTGGGAATCCCTACAGAAGTAGATTGGACACATAAGAAATTGAAAATTGCTTTAAAAACAGCAGATGCAGAGAAAGTGACTTTTGTTTGTCCAATAGGAGAAAGAGAATTGCTTTCTGAGGAATTGACCATTAAAAATATGTCTTTACGTCAAGAATTCTCTGGTTCAAAGCAAGAGATAGAGCAAAGGTTGCTATATGAAATACAGAACACATCGTTGTAATGAGTTGTCCCTAAGCAATGTTGGAGAACGTGTGCGGGTATCCGGATGGGTACATCGTTATCGTAATCATGGGGGTGTCGTTTTTATAGATTTACGAGATCGTTTTGGAATTACACAAATAGTCTGTCGTGAAGATGAGAAACCTGACTTACATCAGTTAGTTGATTCTGTCCGTTCGGAATGGGTATTATCCGTAGAAGGCTCTGTATGTCGACGCTTAGAAGGTATGGAAAACTCTAACTTGCCTACAGGAGACATTGAGGTAGATATTGAAAAAGTAGACATTTTGTCAAAAGCTAGAAACTTGCCTTTCTCTATCTCTGATGAGCATATCCATGTGAATGAGGAGCTGCGATTAGAATATCGTTATTTAGATATGCGTCGGGGGCAGATTTTAGACCGGTTGATTTATCGTCATAAGGTTATGTTGGCCTGCCGTCAATATATGGATAAACAAGGTTTCACTGAGGTTGTTACTCCTGTTCTAGGTAAATCTACTCCTGAAGGAGCTAGAGATTATCTAGTTCCTTCTAGAATATATCCTGGAAGTTTTTATGCTTTACCCCAGTCTCCACAATTATTTAAACAGATTCTTATGGTGGGCGGTTTAGATCGATATTTCCAAATAGCCACTTGCTTTAGAGATGAAGATCTGCGCGCCGATCGTCAGCCCGAATTCTCTCAAATTGATATTGAGATGAGTTTTGCTACTCCCGATGATCTTTTTCCTATTATTGAACAACTAGTAGTTGAAATGTTTGCTGTTCAAGGAATTAAAATAGATGTTCCTCTGCCTAGAATGACGTATCAAAAAGCAAAAGATTTGTATGGAACAGATAAACCAGATCTTCGATTTGGGTTGCAATTGCGTGATTGTCGAGAGCACGCAAAACAATTTTCTTTCTCTATATTTTTAGATCAACTTGCACAAGGAGGCACAATAAAAGGTTTTTGTGTCCCTGGGGGTGCCGATATTTCGCGTAAACAGCTTGATATTTACACAGAGTTTGTAAAGCGCTATGGCGCTATGGGACTGGTTTGGATTAAAAAGCAGGAAAATGGTGTCGCTTCTAATGTTGCTAAATTTGCTTCTGAAGAAGTATTTGAAGCTATGTTTGCGGACTTCGGTGCTGAAGATAATGACATCTTACTTTTGATAGCAGCTCCAGAATCTGTAGTTAACCAATCTTTAGATCATTTACGCAGATTG contains these protein-coding regions:
- the pgtP gene encoding MFS transporter, with product MNIWTKFFQPPKHIKELDDPELVKKQYKYWRIRIFYSMFIGYVFYYFTRKSFTFAMPTLMTDLGFDKAQLGIIGSTLYISYGVSKFVSGLMSDQSNPRYFMALGLIITGLTNIFFGMSSSILLFALWWGLNGWFQGWGWPPCARLLTHWYSKSERGTWWSVWSTSHNIGGALIPILTGFAIDCCGWRGAMFIPGVLCIIMGFVLINRLRDTPQSLGLPAIEKHRKEQESQKHEETTADILEEEAEKELSTKEILFTYVLKNKWIWLLSFASFFIYVVRMAVNDWSALFLIETKRYVAVKANFCVSLFEIGGLFGMLIAGWLSDKISKGKRGPMNVVFSLGLLFSILGMWYGRNEDIWWLDGTLLFVIGFFLFGPQMMIGLAAAELSHKKAAGTASGFAGWFAYFGAAFAGYPLGKIAQDWGWRGFFIALLGCALIALVLFLPTWNASERSLQTKK
- the dnaE gene encoding DNA polymerase III subunit alpha, producing the protein MTWIPLHCHSQYSILDATSSIKSFVAKAKEYQIPSLALTDHGNLYGAIEFYKECQQNDIKPIIGCEIYVAPTSRFDKKKEKKSRVANHLILLCKNEQGYRNLCLLSSLAFTEGFYYFPRIDRELLSQHSEGLICLSACLSGSVAQAALDSEEALEKDLRWYQNLFGDDFYSEIQLHKMSEEKIVSLGEEWLKHEYHQFIEAQVKVNQAVLKTSRDLGIRSVATNDIHYIHPNDWLAHEILLNVQLGETIRIAKQNTYIPNPKRKTFRSREYYFKSPEEMAILFADHPETISNTLEVADKCNLELNLSNKHYPIYVPEFLKEKQTYTEAERYEASSAFLRELCEQGLSTKYTLEQLSHISKKFPDRDPLELVKERLEMEMSIIIPKGMCDYLLIVWDIIRWAKDNGIPVGPGRGSGAGSVMLFLLGITEIEPIRFDLFFERFINPERLSYPDIDIDICMAGRERVISYAIERHGKDNVAQIITFGTMKAKMAVKDVGRTLDVSLSKVNHIAKHIPELNTTLAKALETDPHLNELYTNDSEAAQVIDMAMHLEGSIRNTGVHAAGVIICGDRLTNHIPICISKDSTMITTQFSMKPLESVGMLKVDFLGLKTLTSIHIAIHAIQKKTGKLLEMASLPLDDKTTFALLHQGKTMGIFQMESKGMQELAKNLRPDSFEEIIAIGALYRPGPMDMIPSFINRKHGKEIIDYDHPLMESILKETYGIMVYQEQVMQIAGSLASYSLGEGDVLRRAMGKKDIKQMLQERTKFCERARKNGINADLATIIFDKMEKFASYGFNKSHAAAYGLITYTTAYLKANYPKEWLAALLTCDSDDIEKVGKLIHEAHSMDICILPPDINESGTNFVATDRGIRFAMGAIRGIGKGLVESIIEEREKRGPYQSIQDFIQRSDLKKVTKKHTENLIDAGCFDVFESDRDFAQATLETLYDTISKEKKEAATGVMTFFSLNTMHQEHPVALTPVTNVVHRSKKEILKKEKELLGIYLTEHPMDAVKDILPQLSVVSPGEFENLPHGSVIRTIFIIDKVTTRISSKAQRKFALLRVNDGVDSYELPIWPEMYAEQQELLEEDRLIYAILSIDKRSESLRLSCRWMRDLSLINGNLLQECDDMFDKIKSQMQKMSYLNLETNKDTNQRKTSTMSKTTDNRSQASVVKLSLDLGQLRHSHLGVLKQILRKYPGSRALSLVFTKDNERVASISPDADYFVSEDTSGLQRDLENSQLPVRFIAV
- the hisS gene encoding histidine--tRNA ligase, with the translated sequence MKVALPKGVFDIFPYITDAKHMWRHTFLWHRVEDVIHEVCDLYGFSEIRTPVFEKSEVFLHVGEQSDIVKKEMYTFLDKKGRSLTLRPEGTAPIARSFIDNPMSRRDDNKFYYILPMFRYERQQSGRYRQHHQFGLEAIGVRHPLRDAEVLSLLWHFYSAVGLQHMQIQLNFLGGELTRKRYDQVLREYFFQYLDSLSSLSRERFNANLLRILDSKEPEDQEIIKSAPPILDYISDEDRKYFDEILSALNTLDIPHSINPRLVRGLDYYTDVVFEAITTFGGHSYALGGGGRYDGLIGASGGPVTPACGFGVGLERVIQTLLAQGNLTLPFSQKLRLIPVDSEADSFCFVWAQHLRSLGIPTEVDWTHKKLKIALKTADAEKVTFVCPIGERELLSEELTIKNMSLRQEFSGSKQEIEQRLLYEIQNTSL